One Dysosmobacter welbionis DNA segment encodes these proteins:
- a CDS encoding uridine kinase family protein translates to MKHCERSIAMAYSLKEINDAVRSDPKGFAEACDAAFAKKVETAAQKIADHRKESRIILLSGPSGSGKTTTALKIEEQLEKMGIQTHTISMDNYFNTIDPETAPRNREGAIDYESPFCLDIELLNRHFSMLDRGETIHVPKYEFARQMRSDILSQPLKLGPDELAIFEGIHALNDVIVGKNPKAFKLYIAARSNVVDEDGAVVFQHPWLRLCRRIVRDYKFRGSDANFTLKMWPNVRRGEKLYISPYKENADLMFDSSLPDEVAVLKPFVVPLLEALPQGKYEIADDILRGFERIEIMEESNIAPSSLVREFIGGSIYPS, encoded by the coding sequence ATGAAGCACTGTGAAAGGAGCATCGCCATGGCCTATTCCCTGAAAGAGATCAACGACGCTGTCCGCTCTGACCCCAAGGGCTTTGCGGAGGCGTGCGACGCCGCCTTTGCCAAAAAAGTGGAGACGGCGGCCCAGAAGATTGCCGATCACCGGAAGGAGTCCCGCATCATCCTGTTGTCCGGCCCCTCCGGCTCCGGCAAGACCACCACGGCATTGAAGATCGAAGAGCAGCTGGAGAAAATGGGCATCCAGACCCACACCATCTCCATGGACAACTACTTCAACACCATCGACCCGGAGACGGCGCCCCGGAACCGGGAGGGCGCCATCGACTACGAGTCTCCCTTCTGCCTCGACATCGAGCTGCTGAACCGACACTTCTCCATGCTGGACCGGGGGGAGACCATCCACGTGCCCAAGTACGAGTTCGCCCGACAGATGCGCTCCGACATCCTGTCTCAGCCGCTGAAGCTGGGGCCCGACGAGCTGGCTATCTTTGAGGGCATCCACGCCCTGAACGACGTGATCGTGGGCAAGAATCCCAAGGCCTTCAAGCTGTATATCGCGGCCCGGTCCAATGTGGTGGACGAGGACGGCGCCGTGGTGTTCCAGCACCCCTGGCTGCGCCTGTGCCGCCGGATCGTCCGGGACTACAAGTTCCGGGGCAGCGACGCCAACTTCACCCTGAAGATGTGGCCCAATGTCCGCCGGGGGGAAAAGCTGTATATCTCCCCCTATAAGGAGAATGCGGACTTGATGTTCGACTCCTCCCTGCCGGATGAGGTGGCGGTGCTGAAGCCCTTCGTGGTCCCCCTGCTGGAGGCGCTGCCCCAGGGCAAGTATGAGATCGCGGACGACATCCTCCGGGGATTTGAGCGGATCGAGATCATGGAAGAGTCCAACATCGCCCCCAGCTCCCTGGTGCGGGAGTTCATCGGCGGCAGCATCTATCCCAGCTGA
- a CDS encoding zinc ribbon domain-containing protein yields MNERLQELLDAVQRTASQVGGSAADAAYGMGKRAGELLSVAKLNIRIMDLKGAVSTALREVGEMIYATHTGTLTESEVLLAKLQEIDGLRQQIDRLEREIARLQGGAVCPFCGAAARSGDVFCRECGQKL; encoded by the coding sequence ATGAATGAGCGGTTGCAGGAACTGCTGGACGCGGTGCAGCGCACTGCCTCCCAGGTGGGCGGCAGTGCGGCGGATGCCGCCTACGGCATGGGAAAGCGGGCGGGAGAGCTCCTGTCCGTGGCCAAGCTGAATATCCGGATCATGGACCTGAAGGGAGCGGTGAGCACCGCCCTGCGGGAGGTGGGGGAGATGATCTACGCCACCCACACCGGCACCCTCACGGAGTCCGAGGTACTGCTGGCAAAGCTTCAGGAGATCGACGGGCTCCGCCAGCAGATCGACCGGCTGGAGCGGGAGATCGCTCGGCTCCAGGGCGGCGCGGTGTGCCCCTTCTGCGGGGCGGCCGCCCGGAGCGGCGACGTATTCTGCCGGGAATGCGGCCAAAAGCTGTAA
- a CDS encoding purine-nucleoside phosphorylase gives MEYTFAQYQESAQALRDRLGAFRPRCLLILGSGLGSLGNEVESPIAVPYEDVPHMKRSTAPDHAGRFVFGRLAGQDVAVMQGRLHTYEGWSFEDVSYPVRVLRLLGAETLVVTNAAGTVNTAFSAGDIMLITDHIKLFGVSPLCGPNLEEFGPRFPDMSHVYTPRLQDTAREAAEELSIPLRQGVYMYFPGPQYETPAEVRAARALGADAVGMSTVPEAIVAAHCGMDVLGFTLCTNMGAGVLDQPLSSDEVLAAAATAGPRFSALVKACLARL, from the coding sequence ATGGAATATACATTCGCACAATATCAGGAGAGCGCCCAGGCGCTGAGAGACCGCCTGGGGGCGTTCCGCCCCCGGTGCCTGCTGATCTTGGGCTCCGGCCTGGGCTCTTTGGGCAACGAAGTGGAGTCCCCCATTGCCGTCCCCTATGAGGATGTGCCCCACATGAAGCGATCCACCGCCCCGGACCACGCGGGCCGGTTCGTGTTCGGCCGCCTGGCGGGTCAGGACGTGGCGGTGATGCAGGGCCGCCTCCACACCTATGAGGGCTGGTCCTTTGAGGATGTCAGCTATCCCGTCCGGGTGCTGCGGCTGCTGGGGGCGGAAACGCTGGTAGTCACCAACGCTGCCGGCACGGTGAACACCGCCTTCTCCGCCGGGGACATCATGCTGATTACTGACCACATCAAACTCTTCGGTGTCAGCCCCCTTTGCGGCCCCAATCTGGAGGAGTTCGGCCCCCGGTTCCCGGACATGAGCCATGTGTACACGCCCCGACTCCAGGACACCGCCCGGGAGGCTGCGGAGGAGCTGTCCATCCCCCTGCGCCAGGGCGTCTATATGTACTTCCCCGGCCCCCAGTACGAAACGCCGGCGGAGGTCCGTGCCGCCCGGGCGCTGGGCGCGGACGCCGTGGGCATGTCCACGGTGCCGGAGGCCATTGTGGCCGCCCACTGCGGCATGGATGTGCTGGGCTTCACGCTCTGCACCAATATGGGGGCCGGGGTGCTGGACCAGCCTCTTTCCTCCGACGAGGTGCTTGCCGCCGCCGCCACGGCGGGGCCCCGGTTCTCTGCCCTGGTAAAGGCGTGTCTGGCCCGGTTATAA
- a CDS encoding putative polysaccharide biosynthesis protein, protein MSNQKKQSFLGGAAILAAAVVVVKFIGFFYKVPLNNILGGPGKTYFDTAYKIYNFLLTFSTAGLPLAISKLTSQAHAQGRENEKRKIFRTAIVLFFVLGTVGALFMFFQAEGLAGFLENSLAAQPIRALAPAVFCVCLLACMRGYTQGQGNMTPTAVSQVLEALLKLAIGLPLAWYVLRIGMSLEMGAAAAILGVTAGTAVSMLFLVGYLAKHRNRTQSLDVPSGSSHLIRQILAIGIPITLSNSAMSILNIIDTKIVMGQLQNALLLSEESAAALNGQYSMAMDMPNMVASFVYPVTMSLIPFAAAALARQDHAGADRIISSAFRIIAILALPAGIGLSVLSTPIMVLVLPAQREDALAAGPHLQVLGIALIFICLMILTNAILQTYGKEKLPIFTVIVGGIVKIIMNYFLVGNPDINIHGAPISTLCCYLVIVVLNLFFVWKYSPQKPRYLEVFAKPVAASLLMGGAAWAVYGLASRVLDGAFLALAQQMFADPDKIQLWSVYLANAACVLLGILAGVIVYGVLVIALRILRAEDVRSIPRGEKLIKLLHLK, encoded by the coding sequence ATGTCTAATCAAAAAAAGCAATCCTTCCTGGGCGGCGCCGCCATCCTGGCCGCAGCTGTCGTTGTGGTGAAATTTATCGGGTTCTTCTACAAAGTCCCCCTGAACAACATCCTGGGCGGCCCCGGCAAGACGTATTTCGACACTGCCTATAAGATTTACAATTTCCTGCTGACCTTCTCCACGGCGGGCCTGCCTCTGGCCATCTCCAAGCTGACCAGCCAGGCCCATGCCCAGGGACGGGAGAACGAGAAGCGGAAGATCTTCCGCACCGCCATCGTGCTGTTTTTCGTCCTGGGCACGGTGGGCGCCCTGTTTATGTTCTTCCAGGCAGAGGGCTTGGCGGGGTTTCTGGAGAACAGCCTGGCGGCCCAGCCCATCCGGGCGCTGGCTCCGGCGGTGTTCTGCGTGTGCCTGCTGGCCTGCATGCGGGGCTACACCCAGGGCCAGGGCAACATGACGCCTACGGCGGTTTCCCAGGTACTGGAGGCGCTTTTGAAACTGGCTATCGGTCTGCCGCTGGCGTGGTATGTACTGCGCATCGGCATGAGCCTGGAGATGGGCGCCGCCGCGGCCATCCTGGGCGTCACGGCGGGCACGGCGGTCTCCATGCTGTTTTTGGTGGGATATTTGGCGAAGCACCGGAATCGGACACAGTCCCTGGATGTCCCCTCCGGCAGCAGCCATCTGATCCGGCAGATCCTGGCCATTGGCATCCCCATCACCCTCAGCAACTCCGCAATGAGCATCCTGAACATCATCGACACCAAGATCGTCATGGGCCAGCTGCAGAACGCCCTGCTGCTGTCGGAGGAATCGGCCGCCGCCCTGAACGGCCAGTACAGCATGGCCATGGATATGCCCAACATGGTGGCCTCCTTCGTGTACCCGGTGACCATGAGCTTGATTCCATTCGCGGCGGCGGCTCTGGCCCGGCAGGACCATGCCGGAGCGGACCGGATCATCTCCTCCGCCTTCCGCATCATCGCCATTCTGGCCCTGCCGGCGGGCATCGGCCTCAGTGTCCTCTCCACGCCCATCATGGTCCTGGTGCTGCCGGCCCAGCGGGAGGATGCCCTGGCGGCGGGCCCCCATCTTCAGGTGCTGGGCATCGCCCTCATCTTCATCTGCCTGATGATCCTGACCAACGCTATCCTGCAGACCTACGGCAAGGAGAAGCTGCCCATCTTCACCGTGATCGTCGGCGGCATCGTCAAGATCATCATGAACTATTTCCTGGTGGGGAATCCGGACATCAACATCCACGGCGCACCCATCTCCACGCTATGCTGCTATCTGGTGATCGTGGTGCTGAATCTGTTCTTCGTGTGGAAATACTCGCCCCAGAAGCCACGGTATCTCGAAGTTTTCGCAAAGCCCGTGGCCGCTTCCCTGCTCATGGGCGGCGCGGCCTGGGCGGTCTATGGCCTAGCCAGCCGGGTGCTGGATGGGGCTTTCCTCGCCCTGGCACAGCAGATGTTTGCGGATCCGGATAAGATCCAGCTCTGGTCTGTATATCTGGCCAACGCCGCCTGTGTCCTGCTGGGCATCCTGGCCGGCGTGATCGTCTACGGTGTGCTGGTGATCGCTCTGCGGATCCTGCGGGCGGAGGATGTGCGGTCCATTCCCCGCGGGGAAAAGCTTATTAAACTTCTGCACTTAAAATGA
- the mazG gene encoding nucleoside triphosphate pyrophosphohydrolase produces the protein MVEFQRKDFYSYEDFLEIMRLLRAPGGCPWDREQTHSSIRRNFLEETYEVLDAIDHDDASGMCEELGDVLMQVAFHAQIEAERGRFTMANVVDGVARKLVYRHPHVFGDVQADTSQQVLANWDVLKRREKGQRSTADAVEAVPHTLPALWRAEKIQSKTAKAGFDWTSSLQALDKLEEEVRELRAALEAGQAADAPHGIREELGDTLFMAAKIAQMSGVDPEDALHRACDKFDRRFRAVEEAADKPLPECGEAELLALWNDAKSHDPS, from the coding sequence ATGGTAGAGTTTCAGCGTAAGGATTTTTACAGCTACGAGGATTTTCTGGAGATCATGCGGCTGCTGCGGGCTCCCGGGGGCTGCCCCTGGGACCGGGAGCAGACCCACAGCTCCATCCGCCGGAACTTCCTGGAGGAGACCTATGAGGTTCTGGACGCCATCGACCACGACGACGCCAGCGGCATGTGCGAGGAGCTGGGCGACGTGTTGATGCAGGTGGCCTTCCATGCCCAAATCGAGGCGGAGCGGGGCCGCTTCACCATGGCAAATGTGGTGGACGGCGTGGCCCGGAAGCTGGTGTACCGCCATCCCCATGTCTTTGGGGACGTGCAGGCGGATACCTCCCAGCAGGTCCTGGCCAACTGGGACGTGCTGAAGCGCCGGGAGAAGGGCCAGCGGTCCACGGCGGACGCGGTGGAGGCCGTGCCCCACACGCTGCCTGCCCTGTGGCGGGCGGAAAAAATTCAGTCCAAGACCGCCAAGGCCGGCTTTGACTGGACAAGCTCTCTCCAGGCACTGGACAAGCTGGAAGAGGAGGTCCGTGAGCTCCGGGCCGCCCTGGAGGCCGGTCAGGCCGCCGATGCGCCCCACGGCATCCGGGAGGAGCTGGGCGACACGCTGTTTATGGCCGCCAAAATCGCCCAGATGTCGGGCGTGGACCCGGAGGACGCCCTCCACCGGGCCTGCGACAAGTTTGACCGCCGCTTCCGCGCGGTGGAAGAGGCCGCGGACAAGCCTCTGCCGGAGTGCGGTGAGGCGGAGCTGCTGGCCCTCTGGAACGATGCAAAATCCCACGATCCGTCTTAA
- a CDS encoding HU family DNA-binding protein yields the protein MNKAELINSVAASADVSKKEAEAVVSATFDAITAALKDGDKVQLVGFGSFEVKKRAARVGRNPKTKESIEIPASVVPVFKAGKALKDAVAK from the coding sequence ATGAACAAAGCTGAACTCATCAATTCTGTCGCCGCTTCTGCCGACGTTTCCAAGAAGGAGGCCGAGGCTGTTGTGTCCGCCACGTTTGACGCCATCACTGCCGCCCTGAAAGACGGCGACAAGGTGCAGCTGGTGGGCTTTGGATCCTTCGAGGTCAAGAAGCGTGCCGCCCGCGTGGGCCGCAACCCCAAGACCAAGGAGTCCATTGAGATCCCCGCTTCTGTAGTGCCCGTGTTCAAGGCCGGCAAGGCCCTGAAGGACGCCGTGGCGAAGTGA
- a CDS encoding RNA-binding S4 domain-containing protein: protein MRLDKYLKVSRLIKRRTVANEACDNGLVTVNGKPARASYDVKVGDQISLRFGQRIVTVEVLDVQETVRQADAGTLYREIGR, encoded by the coding sequence ATGCGTTTGGATAAATATCTCAAAGTCTCCCGCCTCATCAAGCGGCGGACTGTGGCCAACGAGGCCTGTGACAACGGCCTGGTCACCGTCAACGGCAAGCCTGCCCGGGCCTCCTACGACGTGAAGGTGGGGGACCAGATTTCCCTGCGCTTCGGCCAGCGCATCGTAACGGTGGAGGTGCTGGACGTCCAGGAGACGGTGCGCCAGGCGGACGCCGGCACGCTGTACCGGGAGATCGGCCGGTAA
- a CDS encoding YabP/YqfC family sporulation protein yields MNDYNNAMSQAGHRLELIGRERLTVSGVEDVERFDETGIIMSTSVGTLVITGEDLHIGKLSLDGGELHVDGRIDSVSYEDGGQERGGLFHRLFG; encoded by the coding sequence ATGAACGACTACAACAACGCCATGTCCCAGGCGGGCCACCGTCTGGAGCTGATCGGCCGGGAGCGGCTCACGGTCTCCGGAGTGGAGGACGTGGAGCGGTTCGACGAGACCGGCATCATCATGTCCACCAGCGTGGGAACGCTGGTCATTACCGGAGAGGACCTGCACATCGGCAAGCTGTCCCTGGACGGGGGCGAGCTCCATGTGGACGGCCGGATCGATTCCGTCTCCTATGAGGACGGCGGTCAGGAGCGGGGGGGCCTTTTCCACCGGCTGTTCGGGTGA
- a CDS encoding FtsB family cell division protein encodes MARAGRQPKKRSRGSVLTKLLILVILAAIGLQLRSLHSQVQDAQAQRDALTAQVQAQEQENAALAADIAEGATEDKMKEIAQEELGLISPNQRVFSVGN; translated from the coding sequence ATGGCAAGAGCAGGACGGCAGCCAAAGAAGCGGTCCAGAGGAAGCGTCCTCACCAAGCTTCTGATCCTGGTGATTCTGGCGGCGATCGGACTGCAGCTGCGCAGCCTCCACAGCCAGGTGCAGGACGCCCAGGCCCAGCGGGACGCCCTGACGGCCCAGGTCCAGGCCCAGGAGCAGGAAAACGCCGCCCTGGCCGCGGACATCGCCGAGGGCGCCACCGAGGATAAGATGAAGGAGATCGCGCAGGAAGAGCTGGGGCTGATCTCCCCCAATCAGCGTGTGTTTTCTGTGGGCAACTGA
- a CDS encoding S1 RNA-binding domain-containing protein, translating to MELQVGSILEGKVTSITKFGAFVALDNGKSGLVHISEIANTFVNDVHDYLQEGQAVKVLVLSTENGKVNLSIKRTLPRPERPARSPRPSGSHPAGTSRPVAQARPAARAQQPLPPSGDQSFEDKLKQFLSSSEGKMADLNRSLDGRRGGGRRRR from the coding sequence ATGGAGCTTCAGGTAGGGAGCATTTTGGAAGGAAAGGTGACCTCCATCACCAAATTCGGCGCGTTCGTGGCCCTGGACAATGGGAAGTCCGGCCTGGTCCACATCTCCGAGATCGCCAACACGTTTGTCAACGACGTACATGACTACCTGCAGGAGGGGCAGGCCGTCAAGGTCCTGGTGCTCTCCACGGAGAATGGAAAGGTCAATCTCTCCATCAAGCGGACGCTCCCCAGGCCGGAGCGGCCCGCCCGCAGTCCCCGGCCCAGCGGCAGCCACCCGGCGGGGACGTCCCGTCCCGTGGCCCAGGCCCGGCCCGCCGCCCGGGCGCAGCAGCCGCTGCCCCCCTCCGGCGACCAGTCCTTTGAGGACAAGCTGAAGCAGTTCCTCTCCTCCTCTGAGGGGAAGATGGCCGACCTGAACCGCAGCCTGGACGGGCGGCGGGGCGGCGGCCGGCGGCGCAGATAA
- the hpf gene encoding ribosome hibernation-promoting factor, HPF/YfiA family: MKYTFACKRVPLNDSIKEYAQKKISKLERYFREEDTTAFVTFSVEKDHLCSVEITIRGGTTLLRAQTEAPDGDMRGAIDAAVGYIERQILKNKTRLAKRLRTEGFPPPAPADDFEVAEEKEFPIVRTKRFSVKPMSPEEAILQMNLLDHSFFVFRSSEDDGLSIVYRRKNGGYGLIVTDEEE; this comes from the coding sequence ATGAAGTATACCTTTGCCTGCAAGAGAGTCCCGCTGAATGATTCCATCAAGGAATATGCCCAGAAGAAGATCTCCAAGCTGGAGCGATACTTCCGGGAGGAGGATACCACCGCGTTTGTCACTTTCTCTGTGGAGAAGGACCATCTGTGCTCGGTGGAGATCACGATCCGCGGCGGCACCACGTTGCTGCGGGCACAGACGGAGGCTCCTGACGGAGATATGCGCGGCGCCATTGACGCCGCTGTGGGATATATCGAGCGGCAGATTCTGAAGAACAAGACCCGCCTGGCCAAGCGCCTGCGGACTGAGGGCTTCCCCCCGCCCGCCCCGGCGGACGACTTTGAGGTGGCTGAGGAGAAGGAGTTCCCCATCGTCCGTACCAAGCGCTTCTCCGTGAAGCCCATGAGTCCGGAGGAGGCCATCCTGCAGATGAACCTGCTGGACCACAGTTTTTTCGTGTTCCGCAGCAGTGAGGATGACGGCCTATCTATCGTCTACCGCCGGAAAAATGGCGGATACGGCCTGATCGTCACGGATGAAGAGGAGTGA
- a CDS encoding PIN domain-containing protein, producing the protein MKMIFLVDGDNNIGTGLQGIDLLTAEDTVLVFFGKGQTLANVKKLCAGTKAQVQYLESVKGGKNSLDFQIITELGVLVGRGEADFAYVISQDKGYEAAMSALHARYASTFREVALRPSIQDCLQAAFLLRAGTREELAAALARQYGPVQGQLAYEHLEALLTPPPVQEAAAPSPAPENKAASKPGKRRSRAAAKPAETAEPAPAQSAPQDAEEPAGTAEPAAPAARSRRSGASRRRKRAERSKAEKA; encoded by the coding sequence ATGAAGATGATTTTTTTGGTGGACGGCGACAACAACATTGGCACCGGGCTCCAGGGTATCGACCTGCTGACTGCCGAGGACACCGTCCTGGTCTTTTTCGGCAAGGGGCAGACCCTGGCCAACGTGAAAAAGCTGTGCGCCGGCACAAAGGCCCAGGTGCAGTATCTGGAGAGCGTGAAGGGAGGCAAGAACTCCCTGGACTTCCAGATCATCACGGAGCTGGGCGTCCTGGTGGGAAGAGGAGAGGCGGATTTCGCCTATGTCATCAGCCAGGACAAGGGATATGAGGCCGCCATGAGTGCCCTCCACGCACGATACGCCTCCACGTTCCGGGAGGTGGCTCTGCGCCCCTCCATTCAGGACTGTCTCCAGGCGGCGTTCCTGCTGCGGGCAGGCACTCGGGAGGAGCTGGCCGCCGCCCTGGCCCGGCAGTACGGCCCCGTGCAGGGTCAGCTGGCCTATGAGCATCTGGAGGCCCTGCTCACCCCGCCTCCGGTCCAGGAGGCGGCGGCCCCCTCCCCCGCGCCGGAAAACAAGGCGGCGTCCAAGCCCGGAAAGCGGCGCAGCCGCGCGGCGGCGAAGCCGGCGGAGACCGCCGAGCCCGCCCCGGCCCAGAGCGCCCCACAGGATGCGGAGGAGCCTGCCGGGACGGCGGAGCCTGCCGCCCCGGCCGCCAGATCCCGCCGCAGCGGTGCCAGCCGCCGCCGGAAGCGGGCGGAGCGGTCCAAGGCAGAAAAAGCATGA
- a CDS encoding helix-turn-helix domain-containing protein, with the protein MRKRDPNRIEMGRRFREARERLNWSREVLAERADLSVSFIADLELGNTGTRLENFIRLCRLLDLNADYVLFGAPGDAVQRITDLLRDRDEETVRVVERTVEALLRALDEQQTT; encoded by the coding sequence ATGAGAAAACGTGACCCAAACAGAATAGAGATGGGACGCCGCTTTCGGGAAGCCAGAGAGCGACTCAACTGGAGCAGAGAAGTGCTTGCCGAGCGGGCCGATCTATCTGTGTCCTTTATTGCGGATTTGGAGCTGGGAAACACCGGCACCCGGCTGGAGAACTTTATCCGCCTGTGCCGCCTGCTGGATTTGAACGCCGACTATGTGCTCTTCGGCGCGCCCGGGGACGCTGTGCAGCGGATCACGGATCTGCTGCGGGACCGGGACGAAGAGACGGTCCGGGTGGTGGAGCGGACCGTGGAGGCCCTGCTGCGGGCCCTGGACGAACAGCAGACAACGTGA
- the gap gene encoding type I glyceraldehyde-3-phosphate dehydrogenase, whose protein sequence is MAIKVGINGFGRIGRVALRIMVERGSATYQMCGINLRNADLDYMVYQVKYDSVFKTFQGTVERDDRHLIINGKKIRVYSEDDAANIPWDDCGAEYIIESTGAYCTTEKASAHFRHGAKKVIISAPAKDDITPTFVMGVNHKRYTPEMDVVSNASCTTNCLAPMTKVINDTFGIEQALMSTIHAATAKQKAVDARAGRDWRTGRSVLGNIIPSTTGAAKAVGVVIPELKGKMTGMSFRVPTNDVSVVDLTARLKQPASYHDVCVAMENAAQNSMKGIITCTNDQVVSSDLTGFSETCIFDETAGIMLDNNFVKLIAWYDNEWGYTNKILDLMAYMHTADQSR, encoded by the coding sequence ATGGCGATCAAAGTGGGAATCAACGGATTTGGCCGGATCGGCCGCGTGGCACTGCGGATCATGGTGGAGCGCGGCAGCGCCACCTATCAGATGTGCGGCATCAACCTGCGGAACGCGGACCTGGACTACATGGTCTATCAGGTGAAGTACGACTCCGTGTTCAAGACCTTTCAGGGCACGGTGGAGCGGGACGACCGTCACCTGATTATCAACGGCAAGAAGATCCGGGTTTACAGTGAAGACGACGCCGCCAACATCCCCTGGGACGACTGCGGCGCCGAGTACATCATCGAGTCCACGGGCGCCTACTGCACCACGGAAAAGGCCTCCGCCCACTTCCGGCACGGGGCGAAAAAGGTCATCATCTCCGCCCCGGCCAAGGACGACATCACGCCCACCTTTGTCATGGGAGTGAACCACAAGCGGTACACCCCGGAGATGGACGTGGTCTCCAACGCCTCCTGCACCACCAACTGCCTGGCCCCCATGACTAAGGTCATCAACGACACCTTCGGCATCGAGCAGGCGCTGATGTCCACCATCCACGCCGCCACCGCCAAGCAGAAGGCTGTGGACGCCCGGGCGGGCCGGGACTGGCGTACCGGCCGCAGCGTCCTGGGCAACATCATTCCCTCCACCACCGGCGCGGCCAAGGCGGTGGGCGTGGTAATTCCGGAGCTGAAGGGTAAAATGACCGGCATGAGCTTCCGGGTGCCCACCAACGACGTGTCCGTGGTGGACCTGACCGCCCGCCTCAAGCAGCCTGCCAGCTATCATGATGTGTGCGTGGCCATGGAAAACGCCGCCCAGAACAGCATGAAGGGCATCATCACCTGCACCAACGACCAGGTGGTGTCCTCCGACCTGACGGGGTTTTCAGAGACCTGCATCTTCGACGAGACCGCCGGCATCATGCTGGACAACAACTTTGTGAAGCTGATCGCCTGGTATGACAACGAGTGGGGCTACACCAACAAGATCCTGGATCTGATGGCCTACATGCATACAGCGGACCAGAGCCGGTAA
- a CDS encoding sensor histidine kinase, which yields MEAEQFDFSVVFPNIAAQLRSVLGNLHLAAAQLAPAIRREGDPALDSTASLLDQSYYRLLRLVNNLTAAGELGQDAPLPVRDRDLTETVRAVCAGAQGLFALKKVQLEFRSAADCHTCAFHQPSIELLLYQLLSNALKFTPAGGAVTVELKFINRWVRLSVSDTGCGIQEDQIPFLFDRYLHDDAMAPQPHGLGLGLPICQHIAERHGGTMIAESRPGQGSRFTLSLPDRRCGTADVSDVKFDYNGGFNPLLLALADALPPRLSPSAIWTDPGSGWGRFFSQKRLSFFPEIGYNSPITRPALRRPFQEEPIYVPACICGHERRRGQRRSGAAAAAGRL from the coding sequence ATGGAAGCAGAGCAATTTGACTTCTCCGTTGTGTTCCCCAACATCGCCGCCCAGTTGCGCAGCGTGTTGGGAAACCTGCACTTGGCGGCCGCCCAGCTGGCGCCTGCCATCCGGCGGGAGGGGGATCCGGCGCTGGATTCCACAGCTTCCCTGCTGGATCAGAGCTACTACCGCCTGCTGCGGCTGGTGAACAATCTGACGGCGGCGGGAGAGCTGGGGCAGGACGCGCCCCTCCCCGTCCGGGACCGGGATTTGACGGAGACGGTCCGTGCGGTCTGTGCCGGGGCTCAGGGTCTGTTTGCGCTCAAAAAGGTCCAGCTGGAATTCCGGAGCGCTGCGGACTGCCACACCTGCGCTTTTCACCAGCCCTCCATCGAGCTGCTGCTCTACCAGTTGCTCTCCAATGCCCTGAAGTTTACCCCCGCCGGAGGCGCGGTGACCGTGGAGCTGAAATTCATCAACCGATGGGTCCGCCTGTCCGTGTCCGACACCGGCTGCGGTATCCAGGAGGACCAGATCCCCTTCCTGTTCGACCGCTACCTTCACGACGATGCGATGGCGCCCCAGCCCCACGGCCTGGGCCTGGGACTGCCTATCTGCCAGCACATCGCAGAGCGCCACGGCGGCACCATGATTGCCGAGTCCCGGCCGGGGCAGGGGTCCCGCTTCACCCTGTCGTTGCCGGACCGGCGATGCGGGACTGCGGACGTGTCGGACGTGAAGTTCGATTACAACGGCGGCTTCAATCCGCTCCTCCTGGCCCTGGCGGACGCCTTGCCCCCCAGGCTTTCTCCCAGCGCCATCTGGACTGACCCTGGCTCCGGCTGGGGTCGGTTTTTTTCGCAGAAGCGGCTTTCCTTTTTTCCGGAAATCGGCTACAATAGCCCTATCACACGACCGGCGCTCCGTCGGCCTTTTCAGGAGGAACCCATTTATGTCCCAGCGTGTATTTGTGGCCATGAGCGGCGGCGTGGACAGCGCCGCAGCGGCGCTGCTGCTGCGGCAGGCCGGCTATAA